The window TAATCCTTTCTCTTAAAGCAGTACGGTAGTTTGGCACTTGTGGGTCGACTCTTGCCGGCTTGGAAGGTTTTGTGCCAGTCAATGTCATATACACTTTGGAAAAAAGCTGCTCATGCCTTTTTTCGTCCTTCGCTATGTTTAATATGGTTTGTCTGGTTTGCGCGTTGGGGGCCTGTTCCGCCAACTTCTCGTAATAGGCCGCATCACAGATCTCATTTTTTATGGTTTTTTCCAGGTCTTCAATAAATTCGTATTGGTACACTTTATCTCTCCTCCTTAGCTGTTCTGTTACTTGGATCATATTCAAAGGATTGATAAA is drawn from Bacillota bacterium and contains these coding sequences:
- a CDS encoding ferritin-like domain-containing protein yields the protein MYQYEFIEDLEKTIKNEICDAAYYEKLAEQAPNAQTRQTILNIAKDEKRHEQLFSKVYMTLTGTKPSKPARVDPQVPNYRTALRERIIAEIDAYEHYKDYYLQSNRLFYRDIFFDIMHDEAEHAMRLQLLLTESKAE